A section of the Ornithinimicrobium sufpigmenti genome encodes:
- a CDS encoding LutB/LldF family L-lactate oxidation iron-sulfur protein, whose translation MPSFQRAARDALANTQQRRNLAHATATIRAKRERVVGEVDRWEELRLAGAEAKDEALHHLPDYLEQLEANLTARGATVHWARDADEANAIVLGLVRDKGADEVVKVKSMLTQEIELNERLEEAGIHAWETDLAELIVQLGHDRPSHILVPAIHRNRAEIREIFLREMGEVGRPAPEDLTDEPARLAEAARLHLREKFMRAEVAISGANFAIADTGTLVVVESEGNGRMCLTLPKTLISLVGVEKVLPSFADLGTMLQLLPRSSTGERMNPYTSMWTGVTPGDGPQEVHVVLVDNGRSRVLADEVGRQALRCIRCSACLNVCPVYERAGGHAYGSVYPGPIGAVLNPLLRGTGSEVDKSLPYASSLCGACFEACPVRIDIPELLVHMRTQVVDEASGRSTEALGMKAAAWTFGDHRRLEAAQRAASLGGRLLGDRTVRSVPGLGAWTQARDVPTPPKETFRQWWRRTHGAKPTPEAPEHEDGS comes from the coding sequence ATGCCGTCCTTCCAGCGGGCCGCGCGCGACGCCCTGGCCAACACCCAGCAGCGACGCAACCTGGCGCACGCCACGGCCACGATCCGCGCCAAGCGGGAACGGGTGGTCGGCGAGGTCGACCGGTGGGAGGAGCTGAGGCTGGCCGGGGCGGAGGCCAAGGACGAGGCCCTGCACCACCTGCCGGACTACCTGGAGCAGCTCGAGGCCAACCTCACCGCGCGCGGAGCCACCGTGCACTGGGCCCGCGACGCCGACGAGGCCAACGCGATCGTGCTGGGGCTGGTGCGGGACAAGGGCGCCGACGAGGTGGTCAAGGTCAAGTCGATGCTCACCCAGGAGATCGAGCTCAACGAGCGGCTCGAGGAGGCGGGGATCCACGCCTGGGAGACCGACCTGGCCGAGCTGATCGTCCAGCTCGGCCACGACCGGCCCAGCCACATCCTCGTCCCGGCGATCCACCGCAACCGGGCGGAGATCCGGGAGATCTTCCTGCGCGAGATGGGCGAGGTCGGGCGGCCGGCGCCCGAGGACCTCACCGACGAGCCGGCCCGGCTGGCGGAGGCGGCCCGGCTGCACCTGCGGGAGAAGTTCATGCGCGCCGAGGTCGCGATCTCCGGCGCCAACTTCGCGATCGCCGACACCGGCACCCTCGTCGTGGTCGAGTCCGAGGGCAACGGCCGCATGTGCCTGACCCTGCCGAAGACGCTGATCTCCCTCGTCGGGGTGGAGAAGGTGCTGCCCTCCTTCGCCGACCTGGGCACGATGCTGCAGCTGCTGCCGCGCTCGAGCACCGGCGAGCGGATGAACCCCTACACCTCGATGTGGACCGGGGTGACCCCCGGGGACGGGCCGCAGGAGGTGCACGTGGTGCTGGTCGACAACGGCCGCAGCCGCGTGCTGGCCGACGAGGTCGGGCGGCAGGCGCTGCGCTGCATCCGGTGCTCGGCGTGCCTCAACGTCTGCCCGGTCTACGAGCGCGCCGGCGGGCACGCGTACGGCTCGGTCTACCCGGGACCGATCGGGGCGGTGCTCAACCCGCTGCTGCGCGGAACCGGCTCCGAGGTCGACAAGTCGCTGCCCTACGCCAGCTCGCTGTGCGGGGCCTGCTTCGAGGCCTGCCCCGTGCGCATCGACATCCCCGAGCTGCTCGTGCACATGCGCACCCAGGTGGTCGACGAGGCGTCGGGGCGCTCGACCGAGGCCCTGGGGATGAAGGCCGCGGCCTGGACCTTCGGTGACCACCGGCGGCTGGAGGCCGCGCAGCGGGCAGCCAGCCTGGGCGGCCGGCTGCTGGGCGACCGCACGGTGCGCTCGGTGCCAGGGCTCGGCGCGTGGACCCAGGCCCGTGACGTGCCCACCCCGCCGAAGGAGACGTTCCGGCAGTGGTGGCGCCGGACCCACGGGGCGAAGCCGACTCCCGAGGCCCCCGAGCACGAGGACGGATCGTGA
- a CDS encoding (Fe-S)-binding protein, which produces MTSSQPAPSAGPERTSALPGAGLTVALFATCFNDTLWPEAPRATVVLLERLGCRVVFPREQTCCGQMFTNTGYADEATPLVRKFVDTFERFDHVVAPSGSCVGSVREQHATLARRAGDAGLARAVEQTAPRVRELSELLVDVLDVTDVGAYFPHRTTYHPTCHSLRMLHVGDRPLRLLRAVRGIDLVELPSAAECCGFGGTFAVKNADTSIAMGADKARHVRGTGAEVLVAGDNSCLAHIGGVLGRQRSGVRTLHLAQVLASTEEDPA; this is translated from the coding sequence ATGACGAGCAGCCAGCCCGCCCCGTCCGCCGGACCGGAGCGCACGTCCGCCCTGCCCGGCGCCGGCCTGACCGTGGCGCTCTTCGCCACCTGCTTCAACGACACGCTCTGGCCGGAGGCGCCCCGCGCGACCGTCGTCCTGCTCGAGCGGCTCGGCTGCCGGGTCGTCTTCCCGCGTGAGCAGACCTGCTGCGGGCAGATGTTCACCAACACCGGGTATGCCGACGAGGCCACCCCGCTGGTGCGCAAGTTCGTCGACACCTTCGAGCGCTTCGACCACGTCGTGGCCCCCTCCGGGTCCTGCGTCGGCTCGGTCCGGGAGCAGCACGCGACGCTGGCCCGCCGGGCCGGGGACGCTGGCCTGGCCCGGGCGGTCGAGCAGACCGCGCCACGGGTGCGTGAGCTCTCCGAGCTGCTGGTCGACGTGCTGGACGTGACCGACGTCGGTGCGTACTTCCCGCACCGGACCACCTACCACCCCACCTGCCACAGCCTGCGGATGCTGCACGTGGGCGACCGCCCCCTGCGACTGCTGCGGGCGGTGCGCGGGATCGACCTGGTCGAGCTGCCGTCAGCGGCCGAGTGCTGCGGCTTCGGCGGCACCTTCGCGGTGAAGAACGCCGACACCTCGATCGCGATGGGCGCCGACAAGGCCCGCCACGTGCGGGGGACGGGCGCCGAGGTGCTGGTCGCCGGCGACAACTCCTGCCTGGCCCACATCGGCGGCGTGCTCGGCCGCCAGCGCAGCGGCGTGCGCACCCTGCACCTGGCCCAGGTGCTGGCCTCGACCGAGGAGGACCCCGCATGA